From Lycium ferocissimum isolate CSIRO_LF1 chromosome 12, AGI_CSIRO_Lferr_CH_V1, whole genome shotgun sequence, one genomic window encodes:
- the LOC132039333 gene encoding uncharacterized protein LOC132039333 codes for METLSPCSTPKRSSKRTSLSRTKNSRYNPYADRGLDKFSALLANLEDKKQEIYTQMGSDDIAFVRFVFSNSNSIKPIVVKLKDKNQTSSSDTDDDKQMIKKNSEFVDKKTIHEVSNIPASEIDQERKVESRRRKFLRNLKLANFKKPTYYMPLAIILILVFLAVYGRCFAILCTSIGWYTIPTIKASSRRTKRKYMRKSGEKKVTICEEPKDHKLLAGKHGHKSS; via the coding sequence ATGGAAACATTAAGCCCTTGTTCAACTCCAAAAAGATCATCAAAAAGAACTTCATTATCAAGAACCAAAAATAGTAGATATAATCCTTATGCAGACCGTGGCCTAGACAAATTTTCAGCACTCTTAGCCAATCTTGAAGacaaaaaacaagaaatttataCCCAAATGGGATCTGATGATATCGCTTTTGTTCGTTTCGTTTTCTCGAATTCAAATTCAATCAAGCCCATTGTTGTCaaattgaaggacaaaaatcaaACATCATCAAGTGACACTGATGATGACAAACAAATGATCAAGAAGAACTCAGAGTTCGTCGATAAGAAGACCATTCACGAGGTGTCAAATATTCCAGCTAgtgaaattgatcaagaacgAAAAGTAGAATCGAGGAGAAGGAAATTTTTAAGGAATTTGAAGTTGGCAAATTTCAAGAAGCCAACTTATTATATGCCATTGGCTATAATCTTAATATTGGTATTTTTAGCTGTTTATGGAAGGTGTTTTGCAATATTGTGTACATCAATTGGATGGTACACAATACCGACCATAAAAGCTAGCTCAAGAAGGACGAAAAGGAAGTATATGAGAAAATCGGgagaaaaaaaagttacaatCTGTGAAGAACCAAAAGATCATAAATTGCTTGCTGGAAAACATGGCCATAAGAGCAGTTGA